In Nostocoides sp. HKS02, the DNA window ACCATCGACGAGCTCGTGTTCCTGCCCGGCCGCGCGACGTACTTCGGCCACGCCTACGACGACGCGGGGTCCGTGCCGTTCACCCTCCGCATCGAGCTCGCTGGCTCGTCGATCCGGATCGGAGCCTCGATCAACGGCGCCGACGCCGTGGTCTGGCACCTCAACCGCCAGACGGGCACGACGGGGCTGCGGCCGGCGATCAGCAGAACCAACCTGCGGGGACGTGCTGCCTGGATCGCGCCCAGCACGCCCGAGGGTCGAGCCGCGTTCACGACGGTTCTCGGAACGGACGTGGGAGCCGGTCCGCAACGGGTGGCGCGCGGCGTCGACCTGCTCTCGGCGGGTCGCACCGACGTCCACATCTGGACCGACTCGGGATTCCTCACGGTGTCCTCCCAGGCCAGGCCGCGTCCGAGCCCCACCACGTCGTAGCGCCCGCATCGTGGCGTGGCAGACTCGCGACATGGGCTGCTGCGACCGCATCGACCGCGTCGCGATGCTCAGCGTGCACACCTCGCCGCTGGAGCAGCCCGGGACCGGTGACGCGGGCGGCATGAACGTCTACGTCGTCGAGGTCGCCCGCCAGCTCGCGCGCCGCGGCGTCGAGGTCGAGATCTTCACCCGCACGACCACGGCCGAGCTGCCGCCCACCGTCGAGCTCGAGCCGGGCGTGCTCGTGCGCCACGTGACGGCCGGGCCCTACGAGGGCCTGGGCAAGGGGGACCTGCCGGGTCAGCTCTGCGCGTTCGCAGCGGGGGTGATGCGCACCGGCGCCCACGAGCCCGAGGGGCACTACAGCCTCGTGCACTCGCACTACTGGCTGTCGGGTCAGGTGGGATGGCTCGCCGCTGACCGCTGGCAGGTGCCGCTGGTCCACACGATGCACACGATGGCGCGCGTCAAGAACCTCCATCTTGCCGAGGGCGACACCCCGGAGCCCGCTGGCCGCGAGATCGGTGAGGTGCAGGTCGTCGAGGCGGCGGACCGCCTCATCGCCAACACCCTGGGCGAGCGTCACGAGCTGATCGAGCTGTATGCCGCCGACCCCGACAAGGTCGTCGTCGTCCCCCCAGGGGTGGACCTCTCGCTCTTCTCTCCCGGCGACACGCGCGCTGCCCGAGCGGCGACCGGGTTGCCCCAGGACGCGAAGGTGCTGCTCTTCGTCGGACGCATCCAGCCGCTCAAGGCGCCCGAGGTGCTCATCAAGGCCGGGGCCGAGCTCCTCGCGCGCCACCCGAACTGGCGCGGCGAGCTCGTGATCGCCGTGGTGGGAGGCCCCTCAGGGTCGGGCCTGGCCCACCCGCAGGGGCTGCAGGAGCTCGCAGACGGGCTGGGAGTCGCGCCGCAGGTGCGGTTCGTGCCGCCGGTGCCTCGCACCGAGCTGGCGCAGTGGTACCGAGCTGCCGACCTCGTCGTCGTGCCCTCGCACTCCGAGTCCTTCGGTCTGGTGGCCGTGGAGGCCCAGGCTTGTGGCACCCCGGTCGTCGCGGCCCGGGTGGGTGGCCTGCCCACCGCTGTGGGCGAGGCAGGTGTCCTGGTGGACGGTCACGACCCGCACGTCTGGGCCGACACCCTCGATGCACTGCTGCACGACCCGGAGCGTCGCGAGGCGTTGTCGCGCAAGGCGGTCGAGCACGCCGCGCTGTTCGGGTGGGACCGCACGACGGAGCGCCTCTACGAGGTGTACGTCGAGGCCTGCCGGGCCCGTGCGCTCACCAAGGACACCCCATCACCCAACGGGTCCCTGGCCGGCATCCCCGCGGCGGTCACGCCGTGAGCGGGGCAGCGAACGGTCACGCCGCCGGGCTCGGGATGACCATCGAGTCCTACCTCGCGGACGCCCAGATCGAGTGGGAGCCAGGGGCGCGGGACGGCGAGTTCGTGCTCACGCTGCCGGGCGACAAGAAGCTCAAGACCGTGGCCTCGCTGGTTGCCGGCGCCGACACCCTGTCCGTGTCGGCCTTCGTCATCCGCAACCCGGACGAGAACCACGAGACGTTCTACCGCTACCTCCTGCGCAAGAACCTCCGCCTCCCCGGCCTGGCGTATGCCGTCGACACCACCGGTGACGTCTACGTCACCGGCCGGCTGCCCGCCGCCGCCGTCGACGCGGCATACCTCGACCAGCTTGTTGGGCGCGCTGCTCGAGGCGGCGGACGCGCACTTCAACGAGCTGCTGGCGATCGGCTTCCCTTTCCTCGATGCGCAAGGAGTGGGACTGGCGCGTCTCGCGGGGCGAGTCGCTGCGCAACCTCGAGGCCTTCCGGTCGATCCTCCAGCGGGACGGTGACCCGGGTCCGGAGCAGGCTCAGTAGGCTGGCGCCATGGCCTACACGCTCATCCTGCTCCGTCACGGGCACTCCGACTGGAACGCCAAGAACCTCTTCACCGGCTGGGTCGACGTCGACCTGAACGACCAGGGTCGCGACGAGGCCGTCAGCGGTGGACAGCTGTTGAAGGACAAGGGCGTTCTGCCGACCGTCGTGCACACCTCGGTGCTGCGCCGTGCGATCACGACCGCCAACCTCGCGCTCGACGCGGCGGACCGTCACTGGATACCGGTGCGGCGTGACTGGCGCCTCAACGAGCGGCACTACGGCGCGCTCCAGGGTCTCGACAAGGCCGCGACCCGGGAGAAGTACGGCGACGAGCAGTTCATGCTGTGGCGCCGGTCGTTCGACACACCACCGCCGCCCATCGAGGTCGGCAGCGAGTTCGACCAGACCGGCGACCCGCGCTACGACGGTGTCGAGGTTCCGCGCACCGAGTGCCTCAAGGACGTCATCGCACGGATGATGCCGTACTGGGAGGGGCCGATCCAGGACGACCTCAGGGCCGGCGAGACCGTCCTGGTCACCGCGCACGGCAACAGCCTGCGCGCGCTGGTCAAGCACCTCGACCAGATCAGCGATGACGACATCGCGGCGCTCAACATCCCGACCGGCCAGCCGTTGGTCTACACCCTGGACGAGGACTTCATGCCGGCGCAGCCGGCCGAGTACCTCGACCCGGAGGCCGCCGCGGAGGCCGCGGCCGCCGTGGCAGCGCAGGGGCGCTAGGACCGGTCAGCCCAGGCGGGCTGGAACCAGGTCAGCCGAGCGGCGCTGCGCCGTCCTCCTGGTCCTCGTGGTCCTCGGCGACATCCCACTCGCCGGTGACGAGGTAGACGACGCGGTGAGCGACCGAGACCGCGTGGTCCGCGAACCGCTCGTAGTACCGGCCCACCAAGGTCATGTCGACTGCGGCCTCGGTGCCGTGCTTCCACGTGCCGTCGATGAGGTGGCTGAACAGCGTGCGGTGCAGCTCGTCCATGGCGTCGTCGTCACGCTCGAGGGTCTTGGCGTCCTCGACGTCCTTGGCGGCGATGACCGAGCCGCACTTGGCGACGATGCGCTCGGCGACCTGGCCCATCTGCAGGATCGTGGCCCTGATGTCGGCCGGCACGGCCGACTCCGGGTACCGCAGTCGCGCGACCTTGGCCACGTGGCGCGCGAGGTCGCCCATGCGCTCGAGGTCCGCGCTCATGCGCATCGAGGTGACGACCATGCGCAGGTCGGTGGCCACGGGCTGCTGGCGGGCCAACAGGTCGATCGACAACGCGTCGAGCTGCTCGCGCAGGCGGTCGAGCTCCTTGTCGGCCTCGATCACGGACTCGGCGACCTGGATGTCGGCGTCGAGGAGTGCGGTGGTGGCCCTGGACATCGCCGACCCCGCGAGCCGCGTCATCTCGACGAGCTGGTCGGAGATCGTGTCGAGGTCCTCATGAAAGGCGTCGCGCATTGCTTCCTCTGGGTGGGGGCACGCGAAGTGCCGGAGTTGTACGAGCCAGAGGCTCGCACGATGGCGTGAACGGTCGGGGGAACCCAGGTGAACATCTGGGAACGGCCCCGCAGGAGCCTGCCCCAACCTGCGCAGAGGCGTCCAGTCCGTTGCGTACATTTGACCACGTGGATGCCACCAGCGCAGCAGTCCTGGCCGGGTTCGCCGGCCTGCTGACCGGCGCCGTGGCCGTCGTGGCCGTCCGCTACTCCGAACGCCAGCAGAAGCACGTCCCCGATCCGGTGACGCCTCCGCCCCTACCCGCTGGGGTGGCGGACGTCCTCGCGGTGCTGCGCTCGGGCGCCATCGTCGTGGACTCCGCCGACGAGGTCATCAACAACTCCCCGTCGGCCGTGGCCTACGGCTTGGTGCGCGGCAAGGACCTCGTGCACGCCGAGCTGCGCCATCTGGCGCGCCAGGTCCGTCGTGACGGGGTGATCCGCGAGGCGCAGCTCGAGCTCGCCCGGGGTCCGCTGGGTCGGGGCCGGTCCATCATGCAGGCGCGCGTGGCCCCTCTCGGCAGCAGCCACGTCCTGCTCCTCGTCGAGGACAACACCCAGGCCAGGCGGGTCGAAGAGGTTCGGCGGGACTTCGTCGCGAACGTCAGCCATGAGCTCAAGACCCCGGTCGGTGGGCTCGGGCTGCTCGCCGAGGCGATCCTCGACGCGAAGGACGACCCCGAGGCCGTGGCCCGGTTCGCGAGCCGCATGCAGGTCGAGAGCCACCGGCTCGCCCAGCTCGTGAAGGAGATCGTCGACCTGTCGCGGCTCCAGGTGGCCGACACGTTGCACGAGCCCCGGTTGGTCGACGTGACCGCGGCGATCCACGAGGCCATCGACTACTCCCGGGTGGGGGCGGACGCCAAGCAGATCGAGATCGCCGAGGCGTGCGCGCCCGACCTCAAGGTGTTCGGTGACGAGGACCTGCTCGTGACCGCCGTCCGCAACCTCATCGGCAACGCGGTCGCGTACTCCGGCCCCCGCACCCGCGTCGCCGTGGCGGGTCGCCGTGCGGGTGACGTCGTCGAGATCACCGTCACCGACCAGGGGCACGGCATTGCCGAGTCCGAGCAGCAGCGCATCTTCGA includes these proteins:
- a CDS encoding phosphoglyceromutase; translated protein: MAYTLILLRHGHSDWNAKNLFTGWVDVDLNDQGRDEAVSGGQLLKDKGVLPTVVHTSVLRRAITTANLALDAADRHWIPVRRDWRLNERHYGALQGLDKAATREKYGDEQFMLWRRSFDTPPPPIEVGSEFDQTGDPRYDGVEVPRTECLKDVIARMMPYWEGPIQDDLRAGETVLVTAHGNSLRALVKHLDQISDDDIAALNIPTGQPLVYTLDEDFMPAQPAEYLDPEAAAEAAAAVAAQGR
- a CDS encoding cell wall metabolism sensor histidine kinase WalK; this encodes MDATSAAVLAGFAGLLTGAVAVVAVRYSERQQKHVPDPVTPPPLPAGVADVLAVLRSGAIVVDSADEVINNSPSAVAYGLVRGKDLVHAELRHLARQVRRDGVIREAQLELARGPLGRGRSIMQARVAPLGSSHVLLLVEDNTQARRVEEVRRDFVANVSHELKTPVGGLGLLAEAILDAKDDPEAVARFASRMQVESHRLAQLVKEIVDLSRLQVADTLHEPRLVDVTAAIHEAIDYSRVGADAKQIEIAEACAPDLKVFGDEDLLVTAVRNLIGNAVAYSGPRTRVAVAGRRAGDVVEITVTDQGHGIAESEQQRIFERFYRVDEARSRATGGTGLGLAIVKHICANHGGDVAVWSEEGRGSTFTIRLPAAADRTGTPTSAEAGEPGAPAPSGPAPVAGSPAYPAPPTRGDNRA
- the phoU gene encoding phosphate signaling complex protein PhoU, which encodes MRDAFHEDLDTISDQLVEMTRLAGSAMSRATTALLDADIQVAESVIEADKELDRLREQLDALSIDLLARQQPVATDLRMVVTSMRMSADLERMGDLARHVAKVARLRYPESAVPADIRATILQMGQVAERIVAKCGSVIAAKDVEDAKTLERDDDAMDELHRTLFSHLIDGTWKHGTEAAVDMTLVGRYYERFADHAVSVAHRVVYLVTGEWDVAEDHEDQEDGAAPLG
- a CDS encoding YbjN domain-containing protein; this encodes MSGAANGHAAGLGMTIESYLADAQIEWEPGARDGEFVLTLPGDKKLKTVASLVAGADTLSVSAFVIRNPDENHETFYRYLLRKNLRLPGLAYAVDTTGDVYVTGRLPAAAVDAAYLDQLVGRAARGGGRALQRAAGDRLPFPRCARSGTGASRGASRCATSRPSGRSSSGTVTRVRSRLSRLAPWPTRSSCSVTGTPTGTPRTSSPAGSTST
- the mshA gene encoding D-inositol-3-phosphate glycosyltransferase, whose product is MGCCDRIDRVAMLSVHTSPLEQPGTGDAGGMNVYVVEVARQLARRGVEVEIFTRTTTAELPPTVELEPGVLVRHVTAGPYEGLGKGDLPGQLCAFAAGVMRTGAHEPEGHYSLVHSHYWLSGQVGWLAADRWQVPLVHTMHTMARVKNLHLAEGDTPEPAGREIGEVQVVEAADRLIANTLGERHELIELYAADPDKVVVVPPGVDLSLFSPGDTRAARAATGLPQDAKVLLFVGRIQPLKAPEVLIKAGAELLARHPNWRGELVIAVVGGPSGSGLAHPQGLQELADGLGVAPQVRFVPPVPRTELAQWYRAADLVVVPSHSESFGLVAVEAQACGTPVVAARVGGLPTAVGEAGVLVDGHDPHVWADTLDALLHDPERREALSRKAVEHAALFGWDRTTERLYEVYVEACRARALTKDTPSPNGSLAGIPAAVTP